The window CTCGAGCACTCGCGCATCTTCGCGTTCCACAACGACGGCGACCCGCAGGTCTTCATCGGCAGCGCCGACATGATGCACCGCAACCTCGACCGCCGCGTCGAGGCGCTGGTGCGGGTGACCGAGTCCGCCCATGTGAAGGAACTGGTCGACCTGTTCGACCTGGCCATGAGCGACCGCACCAGCTCGTGGCATCTGGAGCCGGACGGCGCCTGGGCCCGTCACCACCTGAGCAGCACCGGCAAGCCGCTGGCCGACCTGCAGGACAAGACCATGGCGTCCGTGCAGCGGCGTCGACGCGTGCGGGCGGTGCGATGACCGATACGGCGATCTACGCCGCCGGCGGTGTCGTCTGGCGTGTCGTCGACGGCAAGCTGCTGGTGCTGCTGATCCACCGCACCCGCTACCGCGACGTCACCCTCCCCAAGGGCAAGGTCGACCCGGGCGAGACACTCGCCGAGACCGCGGTGCGCGAGATCCACGAGGAGACCGGCATCCGTGTCTCCCTCGGGGTCGCGTTGGGGGTGTCGCGATACAGCCTGCCCAGCAAGAAGCAGAAGATCGTGCACTACTGGTCGGCGCAGGCGACGGAGCCGGCGATCCGGGCCTCCGTCTTCGTGCCCAACAAGGAGATCGCCGCGCTGGAGTGGGCGACCCTGAAGAAGGCGCGCGGGCTGTTGAGCTACCCGGTGGACATCGAGATCCTCGACGGGTTCGAGCGTCTGGTCGACGACGGGGTGCTGGAGACGTTCCCGCTGATCGTGCTGCGCCATGCCAAGGCGGTGGCCCGGGAGAAGTGGACCAAGGCCGACGCGAAGCGGCCGCTGTCGAAGAAGGGCGCCCGGCAGGCCGCGGCGCTGGTCGGGCCGTTGAGCGCGTTCGGGGTGATGCGGGTCGTCACCAGCCCCGCGGAACGGTGTGTGGCCACGGTCGCGCCGCTCGCGGCATCCCTGGAGCGTCGGATCGAACGCAGCGAAGCGATCAGCCAGGATGCGTGGGAGGAGGGCCGCTCCGACCCGCGTGCCGTCGTGGGGGCGCGGGTGCGGGCCCGCAAGCCCACCCTGCTGTGCAGCCACGGCCCGGTGCTTCCCGACATCCTGACCGAGATCGCGCTCGCGACCGGCACCATGCGGGGTTCGTACCTGGGAAGCGCGTCGGCGCTGGAGGTCGCGTCGTTCTCGGTCGTGCACCTGTCCGCGACGAACCCGGGCTCCGGCATCGTCGCGATCGAGACCCACGACCCGAAGCCGTCCCCCGAGTGAGCATTCGCGCCGCCGAGTGAGCATTCGTCGTCTCGAGTGAGTACTCGCGCTGCCGAGTGAGTATTCGTCGTCTCGAGTGAGTACTCGCGCTGCCGAGTGAGTATTCGTCGTCTCGAGTGAGTACTCGCGCGAGTGCGTACTCGCGCGCCTCCGAGTACTCACTCGGCAGCAGCAATACTCACTCGGCAGCGGCAATACTCACTCGGCAGCGGCAATACTCACTCGGCAGCGGCGGCGGGGGCGTTCACCTTTCGTTCACCCAGACAGCGCACTCTCGTAAGAGTCGCTCTCTAGCGTCGGGGCGTGCCCTGCACCGGGCCCGCCACTCCGACATCCGAAGGATCACACAGTGAAGCTCTCCCGTTTCGCCCAGGCCGGCGCTCTCGTCGCCGTCGCCGCTCTGACCCTCACCGCTTGCGCGGCCAACGAACGCGCGCCCGAATCCACGGAAAGCTCCTCGGCCCTCTCCGGCACGATCGCCGGCTCCGGCGCCTCGTCGCAGGAAGTCGCCGTGCAGGCCTGGACCGCCGGCTTCCAGCAGGCCAACCCCGACGTCGAGGTCACCTACGACGCCGCGGGCTCCGGCGCCGGCCGCGAGTCGTTCCAGGCCGGCGCGGTCGCGTTCGCCGGCTCCGACCGCCCGTTCACGACCGAGGAACTCGCCGACACGTTCGACGGTTGCGTCGACGGCACCAGCATCGTCCAGCTGCCCACCTACATCTCGCCCATCGCCGTCATCTTCCACGTCGAAGGCGTCGACAGCCTCGACCTGGATGCCGCCACCCTCGCGGGCCTGTTCTCCGGCAAGATCACGAACTGGAACGACCCCGCCGTCGCCGCGCTCAACCCCGACGCGACGCTGCCGGACCAGGCCGTGACCGTCGTGCACCGCGCCGACGACTCCGGCACCACCGAGAACTTCACCGACTACCTGTTCCAGGCCGCCCCCGACACGTGGACCTGGGAGCCGGACGGCGTCTGGCCCAGCACCGGCGGCGTCAACGAGGCGGCCCAGGGCACCTCGGGCGTCGTGTCCGCCGTCAGCGGCGGCAACGGCACCATCGGCTACGCCGACGCGTCGCGCGCCAGCGAAGAGGGCCTGTCCACGGTCGCGATCAAGGTCGGCGACGAATTCGTCGAGTACTCGCCGGAGGCCGCAGCCGCCGTCGCCGACGCCTCCCCGTTCGAGGACGGCCGCGAACCCGGCGACCTCGCCATCGCGCTGGACCGCACCACCCAGGCCGCCGGCGTCTACCCGATCGTGCTCATCAGCTACATGATCGCCTGCCAGGACTACGTCGACACCGCGGTCGCCCCGATCGTCAAGGGCTACCTGCAGTTCGTCGCCAGCGCCGAAGGCCAGGATGCCGCGGCCGCCGCCGCCGGCAGCGCACCGATCTCCGACTCGCTGCGCGAGAAGGTCAACGCCGCCGTGGACCTCATCGTCACGGAGTGACCACCCGCTGCCCGGTCCGGTGCGCGCACCGGACCGGGCAGCGCCCCGAAAGCTTGAACCGAGACAGGAAGCCATGACCACCACCCCCGCCCCGGTCACCGCGACCGCACCGGCCAAACCCCCGCAGCGCGTGGGCGACCGCGTGTTCTCGGGCACCGCACTGTTCGCGGGGTCGATGATCCTCGCCACACTCGCCGCGGTCGCGATCTTCCTCGTCGTGCAGTCCCTGCCGGGCATCGCCGCCACGAACGAGGATGCGTCACTGCTGAGCAGCAACTTCTGGGAGTACGTCGGACCGCTGGCGTTCGGCACCGTGTGGGCGTCATTCATCGCCCTGCTCATCGCGGTGCCGCTGTCGGTGGCCGTCGCGCTGTTCATCTCCCACTTCGCGCCCCGCCGCCTCGCGCAGGCGCTCGGCTACGCCGTGGACCTGCTCGCCGCCGTCCCCTCGGTCGTCTTCGGCCTGTGGGGCATCATGGTGCTCGCCCCGGCGGTGCAGCCGGTCTACAGCTGGTTCGTCACCAACCTGGGCTGGTTCCCGCTGTTCGCCGGCCCCGCCTCCTCGACGGGCCGCACCATCTTCACCGCGTCCGTCGTGCTGGCGGTGATGATCGTGCCCATCATCACCGCGATCTGCCGCGAGATCTTCCTGCAGACCCCGCGCCTGCACGAAGAGGCGGCCCTCGCCCTCGGGGCAACGCGGTGGGAGATGATCAAGATGGCCGTCTTCCCGTTCGGCCGCTCCGGCATCGTCTCGGCATCCATGCTGGGTCTCGGCCGTGCGCTGGGCGAAACGATGGCCGTGGCCATGGTGCTCTCGGCCACCGGCATCGTCACGTTCCGGCTGTTCACCCCCGACAACCCCAGCACGATCCCCGCCAACATCGCCCTCACCTTCCCCGAGGCATACGGAACCAACGTCAACGTGCTGATCGCGACGGGGCTGATCCTGTTCATCGTCACCTTCGCGGTCAACGCGCTCGCGCGCTGGATCGTCAGCCGCCGCAAGGAATTCTCGGGAGCCAACTGATGACTGTCACCACCGCTCCCGCCCCGGCGCCCGCACCACCGAAAACCGACGCCGACTCGATGCGCCTGACCAGCGGACGTCTCCCCCGCTGGGCGCCCTGGGTGCTGCTGGCGGTCTCCGCCGCCACCGTCGCACTGCTGTTCGGCGTCATCACGCTGGCCGCCGGCACCGCGTTCAACATCGCCGGCTGGGCCATCGTCTCCGCGCTGGTCTACCTCGCGCTGATCACGACGATCTCCTCGGTCATCGAGGGCCGCCGCAAGGGCGTGGATCGCCTGGTAACCGGGGTGGTGACCGTCGCGTTCCTCATCGCAATGGTGCCGCTGGTGTCGGTGGCGATCACCGTGCTCACCAACGGCATCGCCGGCCTGTCTGCGGAGTTCTTCACCCACTCGATGCGCAACGTCGTCGGCGAGGGCGGCGGGGCGCTGCACGCGATCGTCGGCACCCTGCTGATGACGCTGGCCGCCGCGATCATCTCGATCCCGATCGGCCTGTTCACCGCGATCTACCTCATCGAGTACGGCGCCGACCGGCGCCTCGCCCGCGGCATCACGTTCCTCGTGGACGTGATGACCGGCATCCCCTCGATCGTCGCCGGCCTGTTCGCGTTCGCCCTGTTCGCACTGTTCTTCGGCCCGGGCGTCCGCCTGGGCATCATGGGCGCCGTCGCACTGTCGGTGCTGATGATCCCGGTCGTCGTCCGCTCCACCGAGGAGATGCTGCGGCTCGTCCCCAACGAGCTGCGCGAGGCGGCGTACGCGCTGGGCGTGCCGAAGTGGCTGACGATCGTGAAGGTGGTGCTCCCCACCTCCATCGCCGGCATCACGACCGGCATCATGCTGTCGATCTCCCGCGTGATCGGTGAGACCGCGCCGCTGCTGATCACCGCCGGCATGGCCACCTCCATGAACTACAACCTGTTCGAGGGGCGCATGGCGTCACTGCCGGTGTTCGTCTACACCCAGTACATGAACCAGGGAATCCCCAGCTGGGCGTACCTCGACCGCGCGTGGGCCGGCGCCCTCGTGCTGATCGTCATCGTCATGGTGCTGAACCTCGTCGCGCGACTGGTCGCGCGCATCTTCGCTCCCAAGATGGGCCGCTGACGCGGCATCCGAATCTCCAACCCGAAGGAATACCCCAGGTGTCAAAGAGCATCGAAGTCAACGACCTCAACGTCTACTACGGCGACTTCCTGGCCGTGGAGGGCGTCTCGCTCGAGATCGAGCCCCGCAGCGTGACCGCGTTCATCGGTCCGTCCGGATGCGGCAAGTCCACGTTCCTGCGCACCCTCAACCGCATGCACGAGGTCATCCCCGGCGCGCGTGTCGAGGGCGAGGTGCTGCTGGACGGCGACAACCTGTACGGC is drawn from Microbacterium sp. zg-B96 and contains these coding sequences:
- the pstS gene encoding phosphate ABC transporter substrate-binding protein PstS, with protein sequence MKLSRFAQAGALVAVAALTLTACAANERAPESTESSSALSGTIAGSGASSQEVAVQAWTAGFQQANPDVEVTYDAAGSGAGRESFQAGAVAFAGSDRPFTTEELADTFDGCVDGTSIVQLPTYISPIAVIFHVEGVDSLDLDAATLAGLFSGKITNWNDPAVAALNPDATLPDQAVTVVHRADDSGTTENFTDYLFQAAPDTWTWEPDGVWPSTGGVNEAAQGTSGVVSAVSGGNGTIGYADASRASEEGLSTVAIKVGDEFVEYSPEAAAAVADASPFEDGREPGDLAIALDRTTQAAGVYPIVLISYMIACQDYVDTAVAPIVKGYLQFVASAEGQDAAAAAAGSAPISDSLREKVNAAVDLIVTE
- a CDS encoding NUDIX hydrolase, which produces MTDTAIYAAGGVVWRVVDGKLLVLLIHRTRYRDVTLPKGKVDPGETLAETAVREIHEETGIRVSLGVALGVSRYSLPSKKQKIVHYWSAQATEPAIRASVFVPNKEIAALEWATLKKARGLLSYPVDIEILDGFERLVDDGVLETFPLIVLRHAKAVAREKWTKADAKRPLSKKGARQAAALVGPLSAFGVMRVVTSPAERCVATVAPLAASLERRIERSEAISQDAWEEGRSDPRAVVGARVRARKPTLLCSHGPVLPDILTEIALATGTMRGSYLGSASALEVASFSVVHLSATNPGSGIVAIETHDPKPSPE
- the pstC gene encoding phosphate ABC transporter permease subunit PstC; its protein translation is MTTTPAPVTATAPAKPPQRVGDRVFSGTALFAGSMILATLAAVAIFLVVQSLPGIAATNEDASLLSSNFWEYVGPLAFGTVWASFIALLIAVPLSVAVALFISHFAPRRLAQALGYAVDLLAAVPSVVFGLWGIMVLAPAVQPVYSWFVTNLGWFPLFAGPASSTGRTIFTASVVLAVMIVPIITAICREIFLQTPRLHEEAALALGATRWEMIKMAVFPFGRSGIVSASMLGLGRALGETMAVAMVLSATGIVTFRLFTPDNPSTIPANIALTFPEAYGTNVNVLIATGLILFIVTFAVNALARWIVSRRKEFSGAN
- the pstA gene encoding phosphate ABC transporter permease PstA; this encodes MTVTTAPAPAPAPPKTDADSMRLTSGRLPRWAPWVLLAVSAATVALLFGVITLAAGTAFNIAGWAIVSALVYLALITTISSVIEGRRKGVDRLVTGVVTVAFLIAMVPLVSVAITVLTNGIAGLSAEFFTHSMRNVVGEGGGALHAIVGTLLMTLAAAIISIPIGLFTAIYLIEYGADRRLARGITFLVDVMTGIPSIVAGLFAFALFALFFGPGVRLGIMGAVALSVLMIPVVVRSTEEMLRLVPNELREAAYALGVPKWLTIVKVVLPTSIAGITTGIMLSISRVIGETAPLLITAGMATSMNYNLFEGRMASLPVFVYTQYMNQGIPSWAYLDRAWAGALVLIVIVMVLNLVARLVARIFAPKMGR